A single window of Sphingobacteriales bacterium DNA harbors:
- a CDS encoding DUF4920 domain-containing protein translates to MAQKLFILFGLMTLIASCQLTPSQLGENFEEKNIISIDDLIANLQTNHEIKDAQIAGTIYKTCLSEGCWFMIQDKSKNEIILRIKDKQFRMPNTSAEKKVVVLVDATLSDTTHTSDEWYAIEVKGIKFK, encoded by the coding sequence ATGGCACAAAAATTATTTATATTATTTGGCTTGATGACTTTGATAGCATCATGTCAACTCACTCCAAGTCAATTAGGCGAAAATTTTGAAGAAAAAAATATTATTTCAATAGATGATTTAATAGCAAATTTGCAAACTAATCACGAAATAAAGGATGCACAAATAGCAGGAACAATATACAAAACTTGCTTAAGCGAAGGTTGTTGGTTTATGATTCAAGACAAAAGTAAGAATGAAATTATTCTAAGAATAAAAGACAAGCAATTTAGAATGCCTAATACAAGCGCAGAAAAGAAAGTAGTTGTACTTGTAGATGCAACATTATCAGACACTACACATACATCTGATGAATGGTACGCAATAGAAGTAAAAGGGATTAAGTTTAAATAA
- a CDS encoding 2,3,4,5-tetrahydropyridine-2,6-dicarboxylate N-succinyltransferase, with amino-acid sequence MEQLQQIIKNAWNDRSLLQDNTTLEAIREVIELLDKGTVRVAEPVADGWKVNDWIKKAVILYFPTQKMETIEVGPFEFYDKIPLKRNYEQLGVRVVPHAIARKGAFIQRGVVMMPSYVNIGAYVDSGTMVDTWATVGSCAQIGKNVHLSGGVGIGGVLEPVQAAPVIIEDDCFVGSRCIVVEGVHLEKEVVLGANVVLTMSTKIIDVSGAEPKEYRGIVPARSVVIPGSIPKEFPAGTYQVPCALIIGKRKESTDTKTSLNDALRDFSVSV; translated from the coding sequence ATGGAACAATTACAACAAATTATTAAAAATGCTTGGAATGATAGAAGTCTACTACAAGATAATACAACTTTGGAAGCTATACGTGAAGTAATCGAATTGTTAGACAAAGGAACAGTACGTGTTGCAGAGCCAGTGGCAGATGGTTGGAAAGTAAACGACTGGATTAAGAAAGCAGTAATATTATATTTTCCTACTCAAAAAATGGAAACGATAGAAGTTGGTCCTTTCGAATTTTATGATAAAATTCCTTTGAAAAGAAATTACGAGCAATTAGGCGTAAGAGTAGTACCACATGCCATTGCAAGAAAAGGCGCATTTATACAAAGAGGTGTGGTGATGATGCCAAGTTATGTAAATATTGGTGCTTATGTAGATAGTGGAACAATGGTAGATACTTGGGCAACTGTTGGTAGTTGTGCTCAAATTGGCAAGAATGTACATTTAAGTGGAGGCGTTGGTATTGGTGGTGTATTAGAGCCAGTGCAAGCAGCACCAGTTATTATCGAAGATGATTGTTTCGTTGGTTCTAGATGTATAGTAGTTGAAGGTGTACACTTAGAAAAAGAAGTTGTATTGGGTGCAAATGTTGTACTTACTATGAGTACAAAAATTATTGATGTATCAGGTGCTGAGCCAAAAGAATACAGAGGCATTGTACCAGCACGTAGTGTAGTAATACCAGGAAGTATTCCAAAAGAGTTTCCAGCTGGAACATATCAAGTGCCTTGTGCATTAATTATTGGAAAGAGAAAAGAAAGTACAGATACTAAAACATCATTAA